One window from the genome of Methanobrevibacter olleyae encodes:
- a CDS encoding PAS domain-containing protein has protein sequence MLTIIIEDMDGNIIGKQSYLKDYPTNKSTTKREKIEFDDYFLNELDMALGVLIHDKSEDDFLICFLNENLLNYSNLDLEDVGGAYLFKYMSFLKELNIKDLLFASYDNNETLELKVLQYVEDVLVVSKTYKFFRFKDKLYFKINKSDDLDILNRSNRETIENSELSVGIIQANKWVYGNKTFCKINNVNMDTISQLDLFSKDIISRELITRDELRYILDDILNRKQFFFRDDIKINYNGEIRYITEFIYPISFNNQHAIELIFLDLTEEKNLKENFNALNQKLESILKLAKLSICQIKRGKIYCSSEFFSIFDISPNSLDISERVDRIEDFFNIIEGFIIKADYMELLKEINRQKKKSNKLDLSFRIRTKKLNMKTLNCSFTIYEDNPLRMVAYIQDITNEDSLEKELNHQLDEYGKLYKKSEESKMELEGQLEIRDFILEDFHEKVNRNLNLFIDLLDSYLENNPKRLENYFKIFQKRIEILKDINEISRNLDYWKELEFREFIDNAINCHFKDLFKSTVINLNMSSDIYFRRDEIDLIYLILSEFFINILNIEEASIDTLEINADEDKEFIVLELNAFILNKIDLYDLDFIGFIKKFEKRSLYDIVISGFNKDKKRSFYDMGISGFNEGKKRSFYDIVISGFNEGINMKIIFKNDI, from the coding sequence ATGTTAACTATAATTATTGAAGATATGGATGGAAATATCATTGGCAAACAATCTTACCTTAAAGATTATCCCACTAATAAATCTACAACTAAAAGGGAAAAAATAGAATTTGATGATTATTTTTTAAATGAATTAGATATGGCCTTAGGTGTTTTAATACATGATAAATCTGAAGATGATTTTTTAATCTGCTTTTTAAACGAAAATCTTTTAAATTATTCTAATTTGGATTTAGAAGATGTTGGAGGAGCATATCTATTTAAATATATGAGTTTTCTTAAAGAACTGAATATTAAAGATCTTCTATTTGCATCCTATGATAATAATGAAACACTAGAACTTAAGGTCTTACAGTATGTAGAAGATGTTCTGGTAGTGTCTAAAACTTATAAATTTTTCAGATTCAAAGATAAGCTTTATTTTAAAATAAATAAATCTGATGATTTGGATATTTTAAATAGATCCAATAGAGAAACAATAGAAAACTCTGAACTTAGTGTAGGGATTATTCAAGCTAATAAATGGGTTTATGGAAATAAAACATTTTGTAAGATTAATAATGTTAATATGGATACTATTTCTCAACTAGACTTATTTAGCAAAGACATAATAAGTAGGGAGCTAATTACTAGAGATGAGTTAAGATACATTCTAGATGATATACTAAACCGCAAACAATTTTTCTTTAGGGATGATATTAAGATAAATTATAATGGTGAGATTAGATATATAACTGAATTTATATATCCCATATCCTTTAACAATCAGCATGCTATAGAACTTATATTTTTAGATTTAACTGAGGAAAAAAACTTAAAAGAAAACTTCAATGCTTTAAACCAGAAACTTGAAAGTATCCTAAAATTAGCAAAACTATCTATATGTCAAATTAAAAGGGGAAAAATTTATTGCTCTAGTGAATTTTTTTCAATTTTTGATATATCCCCTAATAGCTTGGATATATCTGAAAGGGTAGATAGGATAGAGGATTTTTTTAATATAATTGAAGGATTTATTATAAAAGCAGATTATATGGAATTGCTTAAAGAAATCAATAGGCAAAAAAAGAAGTCAAATAAGCTTGATCTTTCATTTAGGATAAGGACAAAAAAATTGAATATGAAAACCTTAAACTGTAGTTTTACTATTTATGAAGATAATCCATTAAGAATGGTAGCTTATATTCAAGATATAACTAATGAAGACTCTTTAGAAAAAGAGCTAAATCATCAATTAGATGAATACGGGAAGTTATATAAAAAATCAGAAGAATCTAAAATGGAATTAGAAGGTCAGTTAGAGATAAGAGATTTTATTTTAGAAGATTTCCATGAAAAAGTCAATAGAAACTTAAATTTATTTATAGATTTACTAGATTCTTATCTAGAAAATAATCCTAAAAGATTAGAAAATTACTTTAAAATATTTCAAAAAAGAATTGAAATATTAAAGGACATTAATGAAATCTCTAGAAATCTAGATTATTGGAAAGAGTTAGAATTTAGAGAATTTATTGATAATGCTATTAATTGTCACTTTAAGGACCTATTTAAATCAACAGTAATCAATTTAAACATGAGTTCTGATATCTACTTTAGAAGGGATGAAATAGATTTAATATATTTAATTTTGTCTGAATTTTTTATCAACATTCTTAATATAGAAGAGGCATCTATTGATACTTTGGAAATAAATGCAGATGAAGATAAAGAATTTATTGTTTTAGAATTGAATGCTTTTATCTTAAATAAAATTGATTTATATGATTTGGATTTTATTGGATTCATTAAAAAATTTGAAAAAAGGAGTTTATATGATATAGTGATTTCTGGTTTTAATAAGGATAAGAAAAGGAGTTTCTATGATATGGGGATTTCTGGTTTTAATGAAGGTAAGAAAAGGAGTTTCTATGATATAGTGATTTCTGGTTTTAATGAAGGAATTAATATGAAGATTATATTTAAAAACGATATTTAG